From Aspergillus chevalieri M1 DNA, chromosome 4, nearly complete sequence, a single genomic window includes:
- a CDS encoding uncharacterized protein (COG:S;~EggNog:ENOG410PPUE;~InterPro:IPR032675): MAPSLPAEVLYMILDQLRDERDYNTIYQFALCSKYFTEPALTILYQLYDTAPVTGGGATEDEQIKARRTGGSVEDAKRQQERTIWKWAAMWRSVILSAIDQTYLPYCNYIRHLNLEDLSDLLSHSGFKDKTHDYFFTSELREAAGQHNWNRRLRSRSAQDFPLLVTGLGSAIIKNTNSIRGLSCNISTDTLSDWLEHLPSLQTLSIWDGGNLTQPVGNKIRNHCPQFKRITAYRWASNGPWHTEAESERFLNELRPHTLEHFEVISFNFLSSDSISGLSTHLSSLTELKLTSLGLNAIASLPSLTAPPALRALALTDSKVLVDNDLVDSIITRLGQWIHSCKALKELHIRRFVFDPNTLLSQALANGGPRLTTLSLSDYVASEARDFHETLGSQKTLQNLYLSGEGMEPVEDNVHLVQAFAELNEIRVLELKGVSNGFTQDHVMALVALIPRVERLWIDGDYFDDSIWLAFSCLSKLRSLVIQALSEFSEQAIISFVTKLKSGSHGFNLSIMNSVTEANLSEDAQKSIRDILIGGLFEFGLAQEEFSDMSSEEFSD, encoded by the exons ATGGCTCCCAGTTTACCGGCAGAGGTCCTGTATATGATCCTAGATCAGCTCCGAGATGAAAGGGACTATAACACTATCTATCAATTTGCACTCTGCTCGAAGTACTTCACAGAACCGGCATTGACAATTCTCTACCA ACTGTATGATACCGCGCCAGTGACAGGCGGCGGCGCAACAGAAGACGAGCAGATCAAAGCCCGACGGACTGGAGGCTCAGTAGAGGATGCTAAACGGCAGCAGGAAAGGACGATTTGGAAATGGGCGGCTATGTGGCGTTCCGTCATCCTGTCCGCGATTGACCAGACCTATCTTCCGTACTGCAACTATATCCGGCACTTGAACCTCGAGGATTTATCAGATTTGCTCAGTCACTCCGGGTTTAAAGACAAGACACACGA TTATTTCTTTACATCAGAACTCCGTGAAGCTGCAGGCCAACATAATTGGAATAGAAGGCTTCGGTCGAGAAGTGCTCAAGATTTTCCTTTATTAGTAACCGGGCTTGGCTCAG CGATTATCAAGAATACAAATTCAATACGGGGCTTGTCATGTAACA TTTCAACTGATACACTGTCCGACTGGCTTGAGCATCTACCGTCGTTGCAGACTCTATCAATCTGGGATGGAGGAAATCTTACGCAGCCTGTCGGAAACAAGATCCGCAACCACTGCCCTCAGTTCAAGCGAATTACGGCGTATAGATG GGCAAGTAACGGACCCTGGCACACGGAGGCTGAATCTGAACGGTTCCTCAACGAGCTGAGGCCTCATACACTTGAGCATTTTGAGGTTATCAGTTTCAATTTTCTAAGCAGTGACTCAATCAGTGGCCTAAGTACCCATTTGAGTTCACTGACAGAACTGAAACTGACCTCTCTTGGTCTTAATGCCATCGCATCGTTGCCTTCACTAACAGCTCCACCGGCCCTAAGGGCACTGGCCTTGACAGACTCCAAGGTTTTGGTGGACAATGATCTAGTCGACTCGATTATTACGCGTCTTGGTCAATGGATCCATAGTTGCAAGGCACTGAAAGAATTGCACATCAGGAGATTTGTCTTTGATCCTAATACATTGTTATCCCAGGCTCTTGCTAACGGTGGGCCTCGCCTGACTACCCTTTCGTTGTCTGACTATGTCGCGAGTGAAGCTCGCGATTTTCATGAAACCTTGGGTTCACAGAAGACACTACAGAACctctacctcagcggtgaGGGCATGGAGCCAGTTGAAGATAACGTGCACCTTGTTCAGGCATTTGCTGAGCTAAATGAGATCCGTGTGCTTGAGCTCAAGGGAGTATCCAACGGCTTCACTCAGGACCACGTCATGGCCTTGGTGGCATTGATTCCACGCGTGGAGAGACTCTGGATCGATGGCGACTACTTCGATGATAGCATTTGGCTTGCATTCAGCTGTCTTTCCAAACTTCGCAGTCTGGTCATCCAAGCGCTCAGCGAATTCTCGGAGCAGGCGATTATCAGTTTCGTCACTAAGCTCAAGTCAGGTAGCCATGGGTTCAACTTATCAATCATGAATTCGGTAACAGAGGCGAATCTTTCGGAGGATGCACAGAAATCAATTCGTGATATCCTGATCGGTGGATTGTTCGAATTCGGCCTGGCACAAG AGGAATTTAGTGATATGAGTTCAGAGGAGTTCTCGGATTGA